In Palaemon carinicauda isolate YSFRI2023 chromosome 14, ASM3689809v2, whole genome shotgun sequence, the following proteins share a genomic window:
- the LOC137652719 gene encoding streptococcal hemagglutinin-like yields the protein MSQVVIELEKSRSNELLSTTRVIEEHFPPPPPPIQLPSPSPPPPPQLPSPSSPHIQLPSPYSPPIQLPSPSPSIQLPSPPPPQLPSPSFSSYSASFSSFYSYSPSFSLLSSYSASFSFFSSYSASFSFSYSASFSLLYSYSASFSLLYSYSASFSSYLSSFYVFSYSASFSFSYLASSSVFSYSASFTFFYSHSASFSFFSSYSASFSFFSSYSASFSFSYSASFSLLYSYSASFSLLYSYSASFTFFYSHSASFSFFYSYSASFTFFYSHSASFSFFYSYSASFSFFYSYSASFSFFSSYSASFSFSYSASFSLLYSYSASFSPYLSSFYVFSYSASFSFAYLASSSVFSYSASFTFFYSHSASFSFFSSYSASFSFFYSYSASFPFFSSYSASFSFSYLASFSVFYSASFSFFYSYSASFSFFSSYSASFSFFSSYSASFSFSYLASSSVFSFSASFSFYSASFSSYSYSASFSFFSS from the exons atgtctcaagttGTCATCGAGCTGGAGAAGagcagaagcaatgagttgctaaGTACTACAAGGGTCATTGAAGAG cattttcctcctcctcctcctcctatccagcttccttctccttctcctcctcctcctcctcagcttccttctccttcttctcctcataTTCAGCTTCCTTCTCCTTACTCTCCTCCTATccagcttccttctccttctccttctattcagcttccttctcctcctcctcctcagcttccttctccttctttcTCCTCCTATTCagcttccttctcctccttctacTCCTATTCACCTTCCTTCTCCTTACTCTCCTCCTATTCagcttccttttccttcttctcctcctattcAGCTTCATTCTCCTTCTCCTATTCAGCTTCCTTCTCCTTACTCTACTCCTATTCAGCTTCCTTCTCCTTACTCTACTCCTATTCAGCTTCATTCTCCTCCTATTTATCTTCCTTCTACGTCTTCTCCTATtcagcttccttctccttctcctattTAGCTTCCTCCTCCGTCTTCTCCTATTCAGCTTCCTTCACCTTCTTCTACTCCCATtcagcttccttctccttcttctcttcctattcagcttccttctccttcttctcctcctattcAGCTTCATTCTCCTTCTCCTATTCAGCTTCCTTCTCCTTACTCTACTCCTATTCAGCTTCCTTCTCCTTACTCTACTCCTATTCAGCTTCCTTCACCTTCTTCTACTCCCATtcagcttccttctccttcttctactCCTATTCAGCTTCCTTCACCTTCTTCTACTCCCATtcagcttccttctccttcttctactCCTATtcagcttccttctccttcttctactCCTATtcagcttccttctccttcttctcctcctattcAGCTTCATTCTCCTTCTCCTATTCAGCTTCCTTCTCCTTACTCTACTCCTATTCAGCTTCATTCTCCCCCTATTTATCTTCCTTCTACGTCTTCTCCTATTCAGCTTCCTTCTCCTTCGCCTATTTAGCTTCCTCCTCCGTCTTCTCCTATTCAGCTTCCTTCACCTTCTTCTACTCCCATtcagcttccttctccttcttctcctcctattcagcttccttctccttcttctactCCTATTCagcttccttccccttcttctcctcctattCAGCTTCATTCTCCTTCTCCTATTTAGCTTCCTTCTCCGTCTTCTATtcagcttccttctccttcttctactCCTATtcagcttccttctccttcttctcctcctattcagcttccttctccttcttctcctcctattcAGCTTCATTCTCCTTCTCCTATTTAGCTTCTTCCTCCGTCTTCTCCTTTTCAGCTTCCTTCTCCTTCTACTCAGCttccttctcctcctactcctattcagcttccttctccttcttctcctcctaa